In one Nitratidesulfovibrio vulgaris str. Hildenborough genomic region, the following are encoded:
- the cysC gene encoding adenylyl-sulfate kinase — translation MKSCNTFFCDGRIRRPDRERLNGHPARAFWFTGLPSAGKSTLAHIAEEVLHQRGIRTYVFDGDNVRHGLCGDLGFSEHDRKENVRRIAETVRLFLDAGILCLCAFVSPLRANRQAVRDIIGPCDFFEVYVKCPVTVCESRDVKGLYGKARQGLVENYTGISAPYEEPESPDIVVDTSRNTIEESVQSLTDFILQVMTVPCAQKDAQAPGKAVRFP, via the coding sequence ATGAAATCGTGCAATACGTTTTTTTGTGACGGGAGAATACGGCGCCCCGACCGTGAGCGTCTGAACGGACATCCGGCGCGCGCCTTCTGGTTCACCGGATTGCCCAGTGCCGGAAAGTCGACCCTTGCCCACATCGCGGAAGAGGTGTTGCATCAGCGTGGCATACGTACCTATGTATTCGACGGTGACAATGTCCGGCACGGGCTTTGCGGCGACCTCGGCTTCTCGGAACATGACCGCAAGGAGAACGTACGGCGCATCGCTGAAACCGTACGACTCTTTCTGGATGCGGGGATACTCTGCCTGTGCGCCTTCGTCTCGCCGTTGCGGGCTAACAGGCAGGCAGTCCGGGATATCATCGGGCCGTGCGATTTCTTCGAGGTCTATGTGAAGTGTCCGGTCACGGTATGCGAATCACGCGACGTGAAGGGGCTCTACGGCAAGGCCCGTCAGGGGCTTGTGGAGAACTACACGGGCATATCGGCTCCCTATGAGGAACCGGAGTCGCCCGATATTGTCGTGGATACCAGCCGGAACACCATCGAGGAGAGTGTGCAGAGTCTTACCGATTTCATCTTGCAGGTGATGACCGTCCCGTGCGCGCAGAAGGA